The proteins below are encoded in one region of Plutella xylostella chromosome Z, ilPluXylo3.1, whole genome shotgun sequence:
- the LOC125491200 gene encoding bromodomain-containing protein DDB_G0280777-like isoform X1, producing the protein MDDAMDLSEKAGVRPTPVEKEEAGASCSAQLGEAMAVDVECVSPDVLLMVEDCMTIEISSSDDEDSGVQILQNDDNQAPLLRLADNRANMLKQEDNQANMLGQEDNPPNMVKQEDNKANMLGQEDNPANMLGQCENHVNMLRHGGNRANMVKQEHNQANMLKDEDNRAIMLGQEHLDANLFWQGGNQANMVKQEHNQANMLKDEENRAITPGQEHLDANLFWQGGNLANMVKQEHNEANMLGQENNPGNMLGQGGNHVNILRQGGNRANMVKQEHNQANMLGQEDNPAEMMGQGENHVNILRESGNRAYMVRQEDNQANMLKDEDNRAIMPGQEHLDANLFWQGGNQANMVKQEHNEANMLGQEDNPANMLGQGENHVNILRQGGNRANMVKQEDNQANMLMQDNNQANMLMQDDNRPNMLMEANNGANLLREEENRANIMRQGDNRANMLVQQDNRHMFLTDEETRAIYLQRAQKMSMLNRQRLRWVYNRIMTSGTDTEQEDAITRQIMKLIDQEMEAFLKMPPYSPPEVPIKQEPLPQVQPIQQEPLAQVQIIKQEPLPQVQLIQLQPLAQVQIIQPQPLPLPQAQIIHPHQLAQVQVIHPEQLPPHLQLQLQQLLPRPAAAAPGPAQGPQTPRLQARKRVKRESQQQRPQQSKPDDRKAPASSPGQVD; encoded by the exons GGATTGTATGACCATTGAGATCTCAAGTTCCGACGACGAAGACAGCGGAGTCCAAATATTGCAAAACGATGATAACCAAGCCCCATTGCTCCGGCTAGCTGATAACCGAGCCAACATGTTGAAGCAGGAAGATAACCAAGCCAACATGTTGGGGCAAGAAGATAACCCACCCAACATGGTTAAGCAAGAAGATAACAAAGCCAACATGTTGGGGCAAGAAGATAACCCAGCCAACATGTTAGGGCAATGTGAAAACCATGTCAACATGTTGAGGCATGGTGGTAACCGAGCCAACATGGTAAAGCAAGAACACAACCAAGCCAACATGTTGAAAGATGAAGACAACCGAGCCATCATGCTGGGGCAAGAACACCTCGATGCCAACTTGTTTTGGCAAGGTGGCAACCAAGCTAACATGGTAAAGCAAGAACACAACCAAGCCAACATGTTGAAAGATGAAGAGAACCGAGCCATCACGCCGGGGCAAGAACACCTCGATGCCAACTTGTTTTGGCAAGGTGGCAACCTAGCCAACATGGTAAAGCAAGAACACAATGAAGCCAACATGTTGGGGCAAGAAAATAACCCAGGCAACATGTTGGGGCAAGGTGGAAACCATGTCAACATATTGAGGCAAGGTGGTAACCGAGCCAACATGGTAAAGCAAGAACACAACCAAGCCAACATGTTGGGGCAAGAAGATAACCCAGCCGAAATGATGGGGCAAGGTGAAAACCATGTCAACATATTGAGGGAAAGTGGTAACCGAGCCTACATGGTTAGGCAAGAAGACAACCAAGCCAACATGTTGAAAGATGAAGACAACCGAGCCATCATGCCGGGGCAAGAACACCTCGATGCCAACTTGTTTTGGCAAGGTGGCAACCAAGCCAACATGGTAAAGCAAGAACACAACGAAGCCAACATGTTGGGGCAAGAAGATAACCCAGCCAACATGTTGGGGCAAGGTGAAAACCATGTCAACATATTGAGGCAAGGTGGTAACCGAGCCAACATGGTTAAGCAAGAAGACAACCAAGCCAACATGTTGATGCAAGATAACAACCAAGCCAACATGTTGATGCAAGATGACAACCGACCCAACATGTTGATGGAAGCAAACAATGGAGCCAACCTGTTGAGGGAAGAAGAGAATCGAGCCAACATTATGAGGCAAGGTGACAACAGAGccaatatgttggtgcaacaAGACAACCGGCACATGTTTTTGACTGATGAAGAGACGCGAGCTATCTATTTGCAACGTGCCCAGAAGATGAGTATGTTGAACAGGCAGCGGTTACGTTGGGTATATAATCGGATCATGACGAGTGGAACGGATACGGAACAAGAGGATGCTATC ACACGTCAAATAATGAAATTGATAGACCAGGAAATGGAAGCATTTCTGAAGATGCCACCGTATTCGCCACCAGAGGTACCAATAAAGCAGGAACCGTTGCCTCAAGTACAACCAATACAGCAGGAACCGTTGGCTCAAGTACAAATAATAAAGCAGGAACCGTTGCCTCAAGTACAACTTATACAGCTGCAACCGTTGGCTCAAGTACAAATAATACAGCCGCAACCGTTGCCGTTGCCACAAGCACAAATAATACACCCGCATCAGTTGGCACAAGTACAAGTAATACATCCGGAACAGCTGCCGCCACACCTACAGTTGCAGCTGCAGCAACTGCTGCCTCGtcctgctgctgctgctccAGGCCCAGCACag GGTCCTCAAACGCCTCGATTACAAGCGCGCAAAAGGGTCAAGAGAGAGAGTCAGCAACAGCGACCGCAGCAGTCAAAACCAGATGATCGTAAGGCTCCCGCTTCATCCCCAGGACAGGTAGattaa
- the LOC125491200 gene encoding bromodomain-containing protein DDB_G0280777-like isoform X2 → MDDAMDLSEKAGVRPTPVEKEEAGASCSAQLGEAMAVDVECVSPDVLLMVEDCMTIEISSSDDEDSGVQILQNDDNQAPLLRLADNRANMLKQEDNQANMLGQEDNPPNMVKQEDNKANMLGQEDNPANMLGQCENHVNMLRHGGNRANMVKQEHNQANMLKDEDNRAIMLGQEHLDANLFWQGGNQANMVKQEHNQANMLKDEENRAITPGQEHLDANLFWQGGNLANMVKQEHNEANMLGQENNPGNMLGQGGNHVNILRQGGNRANMVKQEHNQANMLGQEDNPAEMMGQGENHVNILRESGNRAYMVRQEDNQANMLKDEDNRAIMPGQEHLDANLFWQGGNQANMVKQEHNEANMLGQEDNPANMLGQGENHVNILRQGGNRANMVKQEDNQANMLMQDNNQANMLMQDDNRPNMLMEANNGANLLREEENRANIMRQGDNRANMLVQQDNRHMFLTDEETRAIYLQRAQKMSMLNRQRLRWVYNRIMTSGTDTEQEDAITRQIMKLIDQEMEAFLKMPPYSPPEVPIKQEPLPQVQPIQQEPLAQVQIIKQEPLPQVQLIQLQPLAQVQIIQPQPLPLPQAQIIHPHQLAQVQVIHPEQLPPHLQLQLQQLLPRPAAAAPGPAQGPQTPRLQARKRVKRESQQQRPQQSKPDDRKAPASSPGQ, encoded by the exons GGATTGTATGACCATTGAGATCTCAAGTTCCGACGACGAAGACAGCGGAGTCCAAATATTGCAAAACGATGATAACCAAGCCCCATTGCTCCGGCTAGCTGATAACCGAGCCAACATGTTGAAGCAGGAAGATAACCAAGCCAACATGTTGGGGCAAGAAGATAACCCACCCAACATGGTTAAGCAAGAAGATAACAAAGCCAACATGTTGGGGCAAGAAGATAACCCAGCCAACATGTTAGGGCAATGTGAAAACCATGTCAACATGTTGAGGCATGGTGGTAACCGAGCCAACATGGTAAAGCAAGAACACAACCAAGCCAACATGTTGAAAGATGAAGACAACCGAGCCATCATGCTGGGGCAAGAACACCTCGATGCCAACTTGTTTTGGCAAGGTGGCAACCAAGCTAACATGGTAAAGCAAGAACACAACCAAGCCAACATGTTGAAAGATGAAGAGAACCGAGCCATCACGCCGGGGCAAGAACACCTCGATGCCAACTTGTTTTGGCAAGGTGGCAACCTAGCCAACATGGTAAAGCAAGAACACAATGAAGCCAACATGTTGGGGCAAGAAAATAACCCAGGCAACATGTTGGGGCAAGGTGGAAACCATGTCAACATATTGAGGCAAGGTGGTAACCGAGCCAACATGGTAAAGCAAGAACACAACCAAGCCAACATGTTGGGGCAAGAAGATAACCCAGCCGAAATGATGGGGCAAGGTGAAAACCATGTCAACATATTGAGGGAAAGTGGTAACCGAGCCTACATGGTTAGGCAAGAAGACAACCAAGCCAACATGTTGAAAGATGAAGACAACCGAGCCATCATGCCGGGGCAAGAACACCTCGATGCCAACTTGTTTTGGCAAGGTGGCAACCAAGCCAACATGGTAAAGCAAGAACACAACGAAGCCAACATGTTGGGGCAAGAAGATAACCCAGCCAACATGTTGGGGCAAGGTGAAAACCATGTCAACATATTGAGGCAAGGTGGTAACCGAGCCAACATGGTTAAGCAAGAAGACAACCAAGCCAACATGTTGATGCAAGATAACAACCAAGCCAACATGTTGATGCAAGATGACAACCGACCCAACATGTTGATGGAAGCAAACAATGGAGCCAACCTGTTGAGGGAAGAAGAGAATCGAGCCAACATTATGAGGCAAGGTGACAACAGAGccaatatgttggtgcaacaAGACAACCGGCACATGTTTTTGACTGATGAAGAGACGCGAGCTATCTATTTGCAACGTGCCCAGAAGATGAGTATGTTGAACAGGCAGCGGTTACGTTGGGTATATAATCGGATCATGACGAGTGGAACGGATACGGAACAAGAGGATGCTATC ACACGTCAAATAATGAAATTGATAGACCAGGAAATGGAAGCATTTCTGAAGATGCCACCGTATTCGCCACCAGAGGTACCAATAAAGCAGGAACCGTTGCCTCAAGTACAACCAATACAGCAGGAACCGTTGGCTCAAGTACAAATAATAAAGCAGGAACCGTTGCCTCAAGTACAACTTATACAGCTGCAACCGTTGGCTCAAGTACAAATAATACAGCCGCAACCGTTGCCGTTGCCACAAGCACAAATAATACACCCGCATCAGTTGGCACAAGTACAAGTAATACATCCGGAACAGCTGCCGCCACACCTACAGTTGCAGCTGCAGCAACTGCTGCCTCGtcctgctgctgctgctccAGGCCCAGCACag GGTCCTCAAACGCCTCGATTACAAGCGCGCAAAAGGGTCAAGAGAGAGAGTCAGCAACAGCGACCGCAGCAGTCAAAACCAGATGATCGTAAGGCTCCCGCTTCATCCCCAGGACAG TAA